The Aeromicrobium tamlense nucleotide sequence AGATCTGCGACGACGACGACATCATGGCCGTCTTCGGTCACAGCAACTCGTCCGTGACCCTCGCGGCGATGCCGATCTACGAGCGCTGCGGCATCCCGCTGTTCGTCAGCTACTCGTCGAACCCGGAGATCACGGCCGAGCTGCACGAGAACCTCTTCCGCACGCTCATCGACGACGCCTCCATGGGTGCCGAGATGGCGTACCAGGCGGGTCGGGAGATCGGCGCCGAGAAGGTCGGCCTGATCGCCTCGGACGACGACTACGGCACCGGACTCGTGGAGTCCTTCGAGGAGACCGCGCCCGACGCGGGCCTCGAGGTGGTCGACTCGATCGCCACGACCACCGGACAGAAGGACTTCACGCCCCAGCTGACCACGCTGCGCAACCAGGGCGTCGACACGATCGTCCTGCTGAACACGTACACCGACGCCGCCCTGCAGATCAAGCAGGCCGACGCCCTGGGCTGGGACGACGTGAAGATCCTGGTCACGGCCGGCTCCAACACCCCCGAGCTGGTCAAGATCGCCGGCAAGGACGCCGTCGAGGGCGTGCTCGTGAACGCGGTCTTCGACCCGAACTCCTCGTCGGAGGGCGTGAAGTCCTTCGTGGACGCGTACTCCGCGGACAACGGCGAGGCGCCCGGTGAGGCCAACGCGGTCGCCTACGACTCGTTCTTCGTCTTCCTCGACGGGCTCGAGAACGGTGGCGAGGACCGCGAGTCGCTGATCTCGCAGGTCGCCGACACCGAGTCGTTCGAGCTGCCGATCCGCGGCACGTTCCGCTTCGACGAGAACCAGGGTGCGGCGGTCGACCCGGACTCCCCGGCGACGGCGCTGCTGGAGATCCAGGACGGCGCGTTCGCCTCGTTCACCCCGTGACCGGTCGGGGCGCCCCGCCCCCTTCACGGGGCGCCCCGACCCTCCCGCCCACCCACCTCACGTCTCGTCCTGCCAGGAGCTCCTCATGACCGATCCCCTCAAGAAGATGTCCGACTGGGCCGCCGGCCTGCGCTGGGAGGACGTCCCGAGCGCCGTCCGCGAGCGGGCCGCCGACGCCCTGAGTGACACCGTCTCGACGATGGTCGGGGGAGCCGTGACCGGCTCGGCCGGCATCGCCGCGAAGGTCACCGGCCGCACCGCGGGCCCGTCCCCGGTCGTCGGCCGCGGCCAGGGCTCGTCGCCCACCATGGCCGCCTTCGCCAATGGCGTCGCGGCCAGTGCCCTGGACTTCGACGACGGCCACTACCTGGCCGGCGCGATCCACCCCGGGTCGGTCATCGTGCCCGCCGTGCTCGCGGCGGCGACGAGCGGCACCACCGTGGCGGAGGCGCTCACGGCGCAGGTCGTCGGCTACGAGATCGGCCTGCGGGCCGCGCACCTGCTGTGGCCCAAGCACGACGGCGACCACTACCACTGCACGGGCTGCGCGGGCGCGATCGGCGCCGCCGCCGCGGCCGCCAAGGTCTCCGGAGCCGACGCCGACGAGATCGAGCGCGCCGTGAAGATCGGCTGGCTGCACGCCCCGATGGCCACGTTCGGCTCGCCCATGGTGAAGGAGTCGATCGGCTGGGGCGCCGCCACCGGCGTCATGGCCGCCGAGCTCGCGGCCGCCGGCTTCATGAGCCTGCCGGAGGGCTACGCGCTCGCCGACAACGACGTGCTCCCCGCGACCCCGTTCCACCAGCCCGGGGCGGCCGAGGACCCGTTCGTCACGAGCATCGGCGAGGTCTACGAGACGGGCAACACCTATTTCAAGTCGTTCGCGGCCTGCCGCTACACGCACGCCGCCGCCGCGGGCTTCCGCGGACTGCTCGCCGAGCACGCGATCACGCCCGAGCGGATCGCACGGGTGCGCGTGGGGACCCACCAGGCCGCCACGTTCCTCGACGAGCTCCGTCCCGGCACGATCGACTCCGCGCAGTACAGCTTCCCGTTCGTGCTGGCCTCGATCGCGCTGCACGGCGCCGCCGGTGCGGCCGAGATGGACGAGTCCGTCCTCGCCGAGCCCGAGCGGCTCGACCTCGCCTCGCGCGTCGTCCTCGAGCACGACGCCGACCTCGACCAGCACTACCCGGCGCGCTACCCGAGCCGCGTCACGATCGAGACCACCGACGGCGCCAGCGTCGACGGCGTCTTCCTCGACGCCCCGGGCGATCCCGGCACCGACTTCGGTCGCGCCGAGCTGCAGGAGAAGTGGCGTCTGCTGCTGACGCCGGCGCTGGGGGAGCAGTCCGACCGGGTCCTGGCGGGACTGCGGGACGACGACGCGCTCGTCCTCGACGCCTCGGCCCCTGCGTGGGAGGCATGGGCATGACGTCCGCCCACCTGCGCTCCCTCGTCGAGCCGCTGCGGCTCGGTCCGGTCACGCTGCGGAACCGCATCGTCGTCACGGCCCACGCGACGCACAACATCGACACCGAGCACCTGCCCAACGACGACGACGTCGCGTACTTCGCCGAGCGGGCGAAGGGCGGCGCGGCGATGGTCTCGATGGGCACGACCGCCGTGCACCCGAGCTCGCCCACGCCCTACGGGATCTACCACAACTTCGACGACCGGATCGTCGAGCGCTACGAGCGTCTCTCGGAGGCCGTGCACGCCCACGGCGCCGTGATCGTGCCCCAGCTGGGGCACATGGGCGGGCGCACCGACGGCGGCGACGGCGGCGTCTGGGCGCCCTCGGGATTCTCGCACCACCTCTACGGCTCGGTCCCGCGCGAGATGACGCGGCGCCAGGTCGACGAGATCGTCGAGGCCTTCGCCAGCGCGGCCGAGCGGGCCGTGCGCGGTGGGATGGACGGCGTCGAGATCGCCGTGGGTCACGGCCAGCTGGTCAACCTGTTCCTCTCGCCCCTGACGAACCGCCGCGCCGACGAGTACGGCGGCAGCGACGAGGCGCGCTTCCTCTTCTGCCGGCGCGTGCTCGAGGCGGTGCGCGAGCGGATCGGCGGCGCCCTGCTGATGGTGCGCGTCAACGGGTCGGACGAGACCGAGGGGTCGCTGGACACCGACGCCTGGCTCGACATCGACCAGCGGATCGACGAGCTCGGCATCGTCGACGGGATGAACGTCTCGGCGAACTTCAACGGCTCGGTCATCCCCACGATGGCGGTGCGCCGTGGCTGCTACCTGCACTACGCGCGTGCCGTGCGTGAGCGCGTCGGCCTGCCGGTCGGCGCGGTCGGGCGGATCACGGATCCCGCGATGGCCGCCGCGGCGATCGAGGCCGGCGACGCCGACTTCGTGGGCATGACGCGCGCCCACATCGCGGACCCCCACCTCGTCACGAAGATGCTCGAGGGGCGCGAGGACGAGATCCGGCCCTGCATCGGCTGCATCCAGATGTGCCAGGGCGAGCTGGGCCGTCACCGCAACGTGAAGTGCGTCTACAACCCCGTCACGGGACGCGAGCGCTTCCTCGGCGACATCGAGACCACGACCGCGCCCACCTCGCGCCGCGTCGT carries:
- a CDS encoding ABC transporter substrate-binding protein; translation: MSRKQLMLAALAGGALMLSACGGGDEAGDKDTIVVAVAGPMTGENAIYGKNQLAGVQFAAKQINDGGGVESGPLKGAKIEVKSFDDVADPNQGASVAQKICDDDDIMAVFGHSNSSVTLAAMPIYERCGIPLFVSYSSNPEITAELHENLFRTLIDDASMGAEMAYQAGREIGAEKVGLIASDDDYGTGLVESFEETAPDAGLEVVDSIATTTGQKDFTPQLTTLRNQGVDTIVLLNTYTDAALQIKQADALGWDDVKILVTAGSNTPELVKIAGKDAVEGVLVNAVFDPNSSSEGVKSFVDAYSADNGEAPGEANAVAYDSFFVFLDGLENGGEDRESLISQVADTESFELPIRGTFRFDENQGAAVDPDSPATALLEIQDGAFASFTP
- a CDS encoding MmgE/PrpD family protein, producing the protein MTDPLKKMSDWAAGLRWEDVPSAVRERAADALSDTVSTMVGGAVTGSAGIAAKVTGRTAGPSPVVGRGQGSSPTMAAFANGVAASALDFDDGHYLAGAIHPGSVIVPAVLAAATSGTTVAEALTAQVVGYEIGLRAAHLLWPKHDGDHYHCTGCAGAIGAAAAAAKVSGADADEIERAVKIGWLHAPMATFGSPMVKESIGWGAATGVMAAELAAAGFMSLPEGYALADNDVLPATPFHQPGAAEDPFVTSIGEVYETGNTYFKSFAACRYTHAAAAGFRGLLAEHAITPERIARVRVGTHQAATFLDELRPGTIDSAQYSFPFVLASIALHGAAGAAEMDESVLAEPERLDLASRVVLEHDADLDQHYPARYPSRVTIETTDGASVDGVFLDAPGDPGTDFGRAELQEKWRLLLTPALGEQSDRVLAGLRDDDALVLDASAPAWEAWA
- a CDS encoding oxidoreductase codes for the protein MTSAHLRSLVEPLRLGPVTLRNRIVVTAHATHNIDTEHLPNDDDVAYFAERAKGGAAMVSMGTTAVHPSSPTPYGIYHNFDDRIVERYERLSEAVHAHGAVIVPQLGHMGGRTDGGDGGVWAPSGFSHHLYGSVPREMTRRQVDEIVEAFASAAERAVRGGMDGVEIAVGHGQLVNLFLSPLTNRRADEYGGSDEARFLFCRRVLEAVRERIGGALLMVRVNGSDETEGSLDTDAWLDIDQRIDELGIVDGMNVSANFNGSVIPTMAVRRGCYLHYARAVRERVGLPVGAVGRITDPAMAAAAIEAGDADFVGMTRAHIADPHLVTKMLEGREDEIRPCIGCIQMCQGELGRHRNVKCVYNPVTGRERFLGDIETTTAPTSRRVVVVGGGPAGLETARVSALRGHDVTLFDERPDTGGTVRIAARTEGRDGLVDAVDWLGNEVRRLGVDLRLRRTAEGRDIAALDPDIVVLATGAAETLPQWAARDHRRLVAAADVVSGHPVLSGRVVVVDEHHRTNAMSAALVAARAGCEVTFVTATPGPAELVEPEVRDDFLTLMHEARIAIRCSTKVTEFDPAGPRLLCHLGGVEALTYRHTDDHGRPVVRPSEVVELEADWVVHTWTEPRSELFDELPDDVTVHAVGDVMNPHRIEGAVHAAFRLAATF